The Erigeron canadensis isolate Cc75 chromosome 4, C_canadensis_v1, whole genome shotgun sequence genome window below encodes:
- the LOC122597016 gene encoding uncharacterized protein LOC122597016 — protein MAMCFVNDPMFEDDVLRTRYRMSKRLFLKIVEDITTSFSWFQDSVNVAGIRGFSLIQKCTCALRQLEYDNLADLADNYDEGLSFSTRTPHDCLDNFFIAIKHLYGEEYLCSLTTHDVARLYEAHETKHHFPGMIGSMDWSNNDINVLMQSSLFIPEVNGKSLEYGFCNIPNLFTLTVNLSLVTVS, from the exons ATGGCCATGTGCTTTGTAAATGATCCGATGTTTGAGGACGATGTTTTACGTACGAGATATCGTATGTCGAAGCGGTTGTTTCTGAAAATCgtagaagatatcactacatcATTTTCATGGTTTCAGGATTCAGTGAATGTCGCGGGTATTAGAGGGTTCTCACTAATTCAAAAGTGCACGTGCGCGCTACGACAACTAGAGTACGACAACCTCGCCGATCTCGCCGATAACTATGATGAAGGGTTGTCGTTCTCTACTAGAACTCCACATGACTGTCTAGACAACTTTTTTATCGCCATAAAGCATCTTTATGGTGAAGAGTATTTGTGTTCTCTGACTACCCACGATGTTGCGCGTTTATATGAGGCACATGAAACTAAACATCATTTTCCTGGCATGATCGGTAGCATGGACT GGTCAAACAAtgacatcaatgtgttgatGCAATCATCATTGTTCATTCCTGAAGTGAATGGGAAGTCTCTTGAGTACGGgttttgtaacatcccaaacctTTTTACATTGACCGTTAACTTGTCGTTAGTGACTGTTAGTTAA